The Impatiens glandulifera chromosome 3, dImpGla2.1, whole genome shotgun sequence genome contains a region encoding:
- the LOC124929055 gene encoding ras-related protein RABA2b-like isoform X2: MTHIYSLYHHEYDYLFKIVVIGDSGVGKSNILSRFTRNEFFLESKSTIGVEFATRTLEVEGKTVKAQIWDTAGQERYRAITSAYYRGAVGALLVYDITKRQTFENVERWLRELRDHSDSNIVIMMVGNKADLNHLRSVSDQEGQSLAEKQELSFMETSALEGINVDKAFQTIMLHIYQIITKKALAAQEAIHGLPGQGTSINVGDYSTTNVKKTTCCSN, encoded by the coding sequence ACCACCACGAATACGATTACCTGTTCAAGATCGTGGTGATTGGAGATTCCGGCGTCGGAAAATCAAATATACTTTCCAGATTCACTCGAAATGAATTCTTCTTGGAATCTAAATCCACAATCGGCGTTGAATTCGCGACGAGAACTCTAGAGGTTGAAGGAAAGACAGTAAAGGCCCAAATATGGGACACGGCCGGTCAAGAAAGGTACAGGGCAATCACGAGTGCATATTATAGAGGTGCGGTTGGGGCGTTGTTGGTGTACGACATAACGAAGAGACAAACGTTCGAGAATGTTGAGAGATGGTTGAGGGAGTTAAGGGATCATTCGGATTCCAACATTGTGATAATGATGGTCGGAAACAAAGCAGATTTAAATCATCTTAGGTCAGTTTCAGATCAAGAAGGACAGTCGTTGGCCGAGAAACAAGAGTTGTCGTTTATGGAGACATCGGCTTTGGAAGGTATTAATGTCGACAAGGCATTTCAGACAATCATGCTTCATATTTATCAGATTATAACCAAAAAAGCATTGGCTGCTCAGGAAGCAATTCATGGTCTTCCTGGTCAAGGTACTTCCATTAATGTTGGTGATTATTCTACTACCAATGTAAAGAAGACAACTTGTTGTTCCAACTGA
- the LOC124929054 gene encoding serine/threonine-protein phosphatase PP1 isozyme 4-like: MDLAVIDKIIERLIEVRSAKPGKLVQVTESEIKQLCLASKEIFTSQPNLLELEAPIKICGDIHGQYSDLLRLFEYGGFPPQANYLFLGDYVDRGKQSLETICLLLAFKIKYPENFFLLRGNHECASINRIYGFFDECKRRFNVKIWKSFTECFNYLPVAALIDDRILCMHGGLSPDLTNLDQIRNLPRPTVIPDTGLLCDLLWSDPSREVKGWGMNDRGVSFTFGPDKVSEFLAKHDLDLVCRAHQVVEDGYEFFADRQLVTIFSAPNYCGEFDNAGALMSVDENLMCSFQILKPAERKAKFIMPTKI, encoded by the exons ATGGACCTTGCTGTTATTGACAAGATCATCGAGCGCCTTATAGAGGTCCGATCAGCCAAGCCAGGAAAGCTTGTGCAGGTTACGGAATCGGAGATCAAGCAACTTTGCCTTGCTTCCAAAGAAATCTTCACCTCGCAGCCTAATCTCCTTGAGCTTGAAGCACCAATCAAAATATGTG GTGACATTCATGGACAGTACAGTGATTTATTGAGGCTGTTTGAGTATGGTGGGTTTCCTCCACAAGCCAATTATCTATTTCTCGGTGACTATGTTGATCGTGGAAAGCAGAGTCTGGAAACTATATGCCTCTTGCTTGCCTTCAAAATCAAATACCCTGAGAACTTTTTCCTCCTTAGGGGCAACCATGAATGTGCTTCTATTAATCGTATCTATGGTTTTTTTGACGAGTGCAAGCGCCGGTTTAATGTGAAGATATGGAAATCCTTTACTGAGTGTTTCAATTATCTTCCTGTGGCTGCTCTTATTGATGACCGGATATTGTGCATGCATGGTGGGCTTTCTCCTGATCTCACTAACCTGGATCAGATTCGAAACTTACCTCGCCCAACTGTTATTCCAGATACTGGTTTACTATGTGATTTACTTTGGTCTGATCCCAGTAGAGAAGTCAAGGGATGGGGAATGAACGATAGAGGTGTTTCATTCACGTTTGGCCCCGATAAAGTGTCTGAATTCTTGGCAAAGCATGATTTAGACCTTGTTTGTCGTGCTCATCAG GTGGTTGAGGATGGCTATGAATTTTTTGCGGATAGGCAGCTTGTAACGATATTTTCAGCTCCCAATTATTGTGGTGAATTTGACAATGCTGGCGCTTTGATGAGTGTAGATGAAAACTTGATGTGTTCATTCCAAATCCTTAAACCGGCTGAGAGAAAAGCTAAATTCATCATGCCCACCAAAATATGA
- the LOC124929055 gene encoding ras-related protein RABA2b-like isoform X1 yields MAYNKVDHHEYDYLFKIVVIGDSGVGKSNILSRFTRNEFFLESKSTIGVEFATRTLEVEGKTVKAQIWDTAGQERYRAITSAYYRGAVGALLVYDITKRQTFENVERWLRELRDHSDSNIVIMMVGNKADLNHLRSVSDQEGQSLAEKQELSFMETSALEGINVDKAFQTIMLHIYQIITKKALAAQEAIHGLPGQGTSINVGDYSTTNVKKTTCCSN; encoded by the coding sequence ATGGCGTATAATAAGGTAGACCACCACGAATACGATTACCTGTTCAAGATCGTGGTGATTGGAGATTCCGGCGTCGGAAAATCAAATATACTTTCCAGATTCACTCGAAATGAATTCTTCTTGGAATCTAAATCCACAATCGGCGTTGAATTCGCGACGAGAACTCTAGAGGTTGAAGGAAAGACAGTAAAGGCCCAAATATGGGACACGGCCGGTCAAGAAAGGTACAGGGCAATCACGAGTGCATATTATAGAGGTGCGGTTGGGGCGTTGTTGGTGTACGACATAACGAAGAGACAAACGTTCGAGAATGTTGAGAGATGGTTGAGGGAGTTAAGGGATCATTCGGATTCCAACATTGTGATAATGATGGTCGGAAACAAAGCAGATTTAAATCATCTTAGGTCAGTTTCAGATCAAGAAGGACAGTCGTTGGCCGAGAAACAAGAGTTGTCGTTTATGGAGACATCGGCTTTGGAAGGTATTAATGTCGACAAGGCATTTCAGACAATCATGCTTCATATTTATCAGATTATAACCAAAAAAGCATTGGCTGCTCAGGAAGCAATTCATGGTCTTCCTGGTCAAGGTACTTCCATTAATGTTGGTGATTATTCTACTACCAATGTAAAGAAGACAACTTGTTGTTCCAACTGA